The nucleotide sequence AAGATGATCCGGTTGTCCAGCAGGAGATCGCCAATCCCCATCTGACGCTGCTGTGAATAACTTCTGGCACGCTGATTTGCCTGCGTTGGCATCTGCCCGGAAAGGGGGTCAAACATGATATGATCCTGAGATGTAATGGTTGCTATAGTGACTCGTGACGAGGTTAATTCTGATTTAACTCTCACATCGTTTTGAACCACCGACTATGGCTGGCCTGCGACAGGCAGTCAAGCGGCAGCTCGATTATTTCTGTTCCCTGACAGGGAGGAAGAGAGCCTGTTTTGACCCGCACACGTTCGCGCAGGAAGACCCTCCTGTTGATTTGAAAATTATATACCGTTCCTTATCCGATTTCCCTGTGATTCGTCAAGAGACGTTATGCAAAGTTCCCTTTCGCAGCAGTCTCAACATCGCTTTCTTTTTCTCTCTGGACTCAGTCAGTTTTACCGGAACGTCTCCAGGTTTGTCTGAATCAAGTATAATAATACGAGAGATCACATGTGAATGTGACGCCCTTTAGGAAAGCTTAGGTTGTCAGCACCCCGGCAAAAAGCGTACACATATACAGTATCTGAATTAACGGTAAAAAATCTCCGAGATCCGGCGAACTCTGGTCTTATCGAGGTGACGTTGATTGGTGAGCAAGGCGCTTTATGAAAATACGGTAATCTGCCTCGATCAGAAATCACCCTCTTCCAGTTCCGCCTGTTCGTATCGCTGACCGGCGGGAGTGAGCAGGCGGGCGTAGATGGCTGGATCAATTTCGGGCGAAAACGATTTACCACTCCCATCACAGAAAATCACGTTCACTGAGCCACTGGGGTGATTGGAACTGGGGCGCCACGCGGTTCCCTTCTTCGCGTTCAGGTGAGCACCGATGCGGGAATCGGTTGAAGTGGTTTTATTCTGCAGATCGAATCCGGTGGGAAGTTTCAACGTCGTGCTGCCGCTGGGATAGACACCCTGCATGTCGATGCCGAAACCCAGGCTGCCTGTATCCTGTTCGGACCAGTTTCCGGCCTGCAGGTTTTCTGACAGCATTAACGTCTGAGCCAGTCCGTCCCCTTCCGAAATGAAATCCAGAGACATGCGGGAAGTGAACGGTCGCCAGAACACGCCGCTGGCAAACTTGACCGGAACGTCGTCCGTCGTCGCAGGATCTCCATCCAGACCGCCATCGCCGGCCGGATGATGACCGACTCCGGTGGAGGCGTTATAACCTACCCCCGTCTTGTTATAGTTGGCCGTCACATATCCAACATTAACAACATAAGAGAGTGCCCCCTGATCTGTTGCAGACTCGTCACTGGGGCAGGAGAAGACGGGAAAGCGAATGGCGTTCAATCCAGCCAGTTGTTTGATCGCGTCTGTATTCGTATCGGGATCTGCTGCCAGCTTCGCAGTCGTATCCCACCGCTGACGAAAACCGACATTGTCCAGGAAGGGCAGAATTGTGGTGCACCAGGTCAGGTCATCATAACCGGCATTGGCATTCGGATCATCCTCGGTGGAAACCTGCTGATTGGGATCCACCAGCAGCGGTAATTCAGAGTTGGCCCCTGAGGAAAAATTGATCGTTGCCAGACCGATATTTCGCATGTTGTTCAGACAAGACAGCTTTTTGGCTACTCCTCGCGCTCGTTCACGGGCCGGTAAGATCAGCGCGATCAGGAGCGCGATGACGAACAGGACTACTAACAGTTCGATCTTCGAAAAGCCGTGGCGCTGTTTTAAAATTGTGTTCGTTATTTGTGTCTTCATGCTTTTCTCCATCTAGAAAGAAGTGCCATCTACAGCATCCTGGCCATAGCGTAAACCCGCGGGTGTGAATAGTCGCGCGTACACGCCGGGATCCATGGATGGTACCAGCGATCTTCCACTGCCATCACAGTAGATCACATTTACGGCACCACTGGGGTGATTGGAACTGGGTCTCCAGGCGGTCCCCTTCTCTGCTCTCAGTTGGGAACCGATGCGTGAATCCGTGGTTGCCGTTCGCAGATCATAGTTGGCAGGCAGTTTCAGCGAAGCACCGTTGAGGATGCCTGCCATGTCCACACCAAAGCCGATCTCACCTGTCGTCGTCGCATGCCATTCGCCGGCCTGCAGATTTTCTGACAGCATCAACGTCTGTGTCATGCCGTCGGCGGCGGAAATGAAATCCAGCGACATGCGAGAGGTATGCGGTCGCCAGAAGACACCCGAGGCAAATTTCATGGGGACATCAGTGTCGACAGAGGGATCCGCATCAAAGCCGCCATCGGCGCTGTTCGCGTAATGCGATGTATCAGACGCGGTATTAAAATTTGAAGTCACATAACCAATATTGGCACAATAAGAGAGCGCACCGGGATCGGCAGCAGTATCATCATCGTAACAGGTAAAAATGGGAATGCGGGTCGCCTTTAACTGCGACAGTTTTTTTTCCGCCGCAGATTGCACAGTAGAATCGGGGCCCGCCGCGACACGGGCTGTTAAATCCCAGCGTTCACGGAAGCCGACCTGATCCAGATAGGGGAGGATGGCAATACACCAGGACCGGTTCGCGTTGTGCGCATTTCCATGGGTCGACCAGATACGATCTGTATCCACCAATAATGGCAGCTGGCTATTGTCAGTCGATGAATAGTTGACGATTGCCAGGCCGAGATTGCGCATGTTGTTGAGACAGGACAGTTTTTTTGACGATTGTCTTGAACGCTGGAGGGCGGGCAGGGTCAGTGAAACCACGATGCCTATCATTACGATCGTCACCACCAGCTCGAGCAGCGAATACCCGCTGCGCTGCAGTTGTGTCTGCCTGGTTCTCTGGGTCTGCATGAGATGCTCCTGCTCAGCCCGGGACGGTATGACAGTCTGTGAACCGGCCATAAAAAAAGCACCAGAGATCCTAAGATCCCTGGTGCCCGCATGTTTGAACCGATTTGAGAACAATGACTCAAATAAAGGTTGCAGTCAACTTCACTCGCTTAGAAGGAAGTCCCGTCAACCACAGCCTGACCATAACGCAGTCCAGCGGGAGTGAGCAGACGAGCGTAGACGCCTGCATCCATCTGTGGTGTCAGTGATTTTCCACTACCATCGCAGAAGATCACATTCACAGCACCACTGGGGTGGTTCGAGCTGGGACGCCACGCAGTTCCTTTGGCGGCGGTCAGGTTGGAACCAATCCGTGAATCATTGCCAGTCACACTATTCAACAGATTGAACGCAGGACTGGCAGTTGCTAAGTTCAAAGAGCCGGTGCTCATGTTTAATCCCTGCATATCAACTCCGAATGCAAGTCTACCCGTATACAAGAGGCCTTCTTCTGCTGGGTCCACACATGCCCATTCACCCGCCTGCAGATTTTCAGTCAACATTAAAGTCTGTGTCATTCCATCAGCAGCTGAGATGAAGTCGAGCGACATTCTTGAAGTACTGGGACGCCAGAAAACACCTGTAGCAAATTTGACAGGGAGACCAGCGGTTGACATTGCGGTACCATCCAGTGCAGTATCGCTGCCTGGACCATGATTCGAGTCCCCGTCAGCGTTATAACTACCGGTTACATACCCACTATTCACAACATAAGAGAGTGCCCCTAAGTCGGTACTAAACTGGTCATCAGGACAACTGAAGACTGGAAAACGGGTTCTATTCAAAGCAATCAAATTACTCGGATCTGCACCACTTACTGCAGCAGCACTGGCTGTCTGATCCCAACGCTGACGAAAACCGACCGAATCAAGGAATGGTAAAATAGTGGTACACCAAGACAAGTCATCCCAGTGAGTATTGGGATTTGTTGCATAGTCAGTTGTTTCAATGTTTGGATCCACCAGCAGTGGCAACTGTGAGTTGGCACCGGAGGAGAAGTTGACGACGGCCAGTCCGACGTTTCGCATGTTGTTCAGACAGGACAGTTTTCGCGCTGCAGCACGGGCACTTTGAATGGCCGGCAGGGTCAGCGACACCAGGATGCCGATGATGGTGATCACCACCAGCAGTTCGATCAGCGTAAACCCTTTACGCTTTTGCAGCTTTTGTTTGGTTCGACAAATATTCATGTCATTCTCCTCACTAGAAATACGGTTCAAACAGATTATATATTACTTGTGTTCAAGTATCAAAAACAAACTCAAAAACATCTCATTTCCACAGGAAACCAGAGGATCCCCGGACTAATCCACTCTACAGGAACAGACGCTTTAACCGTCTACTTCCCACAGACTCTACTCACAGGCCCGCGACCAGAGCTGGTAATTCAGGCTACATGTCATCCCCCCTCATTCCTGTGCCACTATTAACCATTATACCCGATTGTCCTGTTGTAATTATCAGGTAAAACAATGTGGTTCCTTTTTTCTTGCTGATAACGCTTATTGCACTTGATGGCGATAACGAACCAGACGTTTCCAGTGATCAAATTTACCCGTACTCGGTTCAAATGCCTGCTCGGCCCGAGTTCGGTCAATTACGAAAAATCCTCGATAGTCCGGCTGATTGGCTGTCCGCGCCGGGACATCCGGTGACATACGCTCCCCGATCGACACCGGATCGCCATAGACGGTGGTCCCACCACCGGTTGCCTCAAAGTAAGCCACCGACATGAAGACGACAAATGTGTTACTTCTGGTGGTGGTATTGGCATCGATTTTCGACAAGATCCGATTGCGGGTATGTACGTCAACATTATTCAGTCCAGCCGAACCCAGGTGCTCGGCACTGGTAGTCAGTTCAAACAGCAGACGAGGGTTGGGATTGGAACTGCTGATGTCAGTAGGCAGACTACGAAAGATTGTGTTTTCCCGCAGGTTATTGACCGTAGCATTATCAGTATAACCGGTTGCGTAATCGAAACTGCGGAAAGGTCGTGAGCCAGGTGTACCTGGAATATGGGGAGTGTTAGTAAGTCCCAAATCCATGGCATCACGAGATTCGACGAATTCCCGCCACCAGTCTCCTCCACTTAAGTGGGTGGCATTCAATTGAGGATGAAGGTCAGTAACGCTCATATCCAGCGTGAACGCATCGGAATCATCCAGCAGCGCGGCCAGAACGGCAGGATGCCGCATGGTATTCAGATTGATGCGTCCCGGCACACGGGGGTCATTCAGCGGGTTACCTAACTGTCGATGGGATCGGGTAGGCACTTCGACAAATTCCAGAACCCGATACCAGCGGTTATCGTCACAAGTAGGAGCAGGATCACCAAAGTCAGTATCGTCCGGGCCACTGGGGTCCAAAAATTTCTGCACGCCAGCAAAGCGAACGTCGTTGGCCCGGTCCACATCCGTAGAAGTATCAGTACGAGCCTGCACGCCGGCTTCGGTAGCCAGATCGCGGGTGATCCGATTGGGACCGACGAGGGGAATACTCAACAGTTCCACCTTGGATGCAAAGTCGCGATCAAAGTGTGGTTGCCAGAGGTTGAAGCGGGGACGGTCGTCGGCGAACGCCCAGCCGGCCTCTTCGACGTCATCTGGTCCATTCAGATTATCATCATTCACTCCGGAAATCCCAGGAACACCATCTGCACCCTGTAAAATGGCCAGATCGGATCCCTTGTATTTATTACGTGTCTTGGAGTTGATTGTGCCTACAGTATTGGCACGATAACTGGTACCAGCGTTTCCGGCGTCGTGTTTATCTTCCCCCGTACCACGGGCATGCAACGGCTGGACGCGTTCAAAACTTTGAAGCGTGTTTAATTCATCTTGAATGTCGGCTGCCATATCTGATTCCTGCAACTCGAATTCTTCCATGCCGGACACGACCATGCTGTCGACTTCCACCCAGGGGTTATCATCATTATCCACACTATTGTTCATTGCAGGTTTGTCTCGCCCCAGATGAACACGTCGCATCAGTCGAACGACAAAGGTAAGATCTCTGAAATCGGTATTCGTGGGATCCGTATTGGAATCATTCAGTAAATCACCTCGCGTCGAGATCGGTGTGACCGTGTCCGCTTCCGACGTCATCAGGAAGTCTGTGCTGTCATCGTCGGTAATCAGGTCGATGGCAGGCGTTGTGATGTCCCGGGGTGCAATCGTGGTGAATGTGGGTGCTCCCCCTGCGAAGTTCGGATCGACACGGAAGAAACTGTCACGAGGCATGGCCGACATCGGATCGGTATTTTCATTATCGCCGGCGGAGCGAATACTGAAAATCTCCCCCCTGCTGACAGCACCACTTCGCAGCGTGACACGC is from Gimesia maris and encodes:
- a CDS encoding DUF1559 family PulG-like putative transporter, giving the protein MKTQITNTILKQRHGFSKIELLVVLFVIALLIALILPARERARGVAKKLSCLNNMRNIGLATINFSSGANSELPLLVDPNQQVSTEDDPNANAGYDDLTWCTTILPFLDNVGFRQRWDTTAKLAADPDTNTDAIKQLAGLNAIRFPVFSCPSDESATDQGALSYVVNVGYVTANYNKTGVGYNASTGVGHHPAGDGGLDGDPATTDDVPVKFASGVFWRPFTSRMSLDFISEGDGLAQTLMLSENLQAGNWSEQDTGSLGFGIDMQGVYPSGSTTLKLPTGFDLQNKTTSTDSRIGAHLNAKKGTAWRPSSNHPSGSVNVIFCDGSGKSFSPEIDPAIYARLLTPAGQRYEQAELEEGDF
- a CDS encoding DUF1559 family PulG-like putative transporter, which produces MQTQRTRQTQLQRSGYSLLELVVTIVMIGIVVSLTLPALQRSRQSSKKLSCLNNMRNLGLAIVNYSSTDNSQLPLLVDTDRIWSTHGNAHNANRSWCIAILPYLDQVGFRERWDLTARVAAGPDSTVQSAAEKKLSQLKATRIPIFTCYDDDTAADPGALSYCANIGYVTSNFNTASDTSHYANSADGGFDADPSVDTDVPMKFASGVFWRPHTSRMSLDFISAADGMTQTLMLSENLQAGEWHATTTGEIGFGVDMAGILNGASLKLPANYDLRTATTDSRIGSQLRAEKGTAWRPSSNHPSGAVNVIYCDGSGRSLVPSMDPGVYARLFTPAGLRYGQDAVDGTSF
- a CDS encoding DUF1559 family PulG-like putative transporter is translated as MNICRTKQKLQKRKGFTLIELLVVITIIGILVSLTLPAIQSARAAARKLSCLNNMRNVGLAVVNFSSGANSQLPLLVDPNIETTDYATNPNTHWDDLSWCTTILPFLDSVGFRQRWDQTASAAAVSGADPSNLIALNRTRFPVFSCPDDQFSTDLGALSYVVNSGYVTGSYNADGDSNHGPGSDTALDGTAMSTAGLPVKFATGVFWRPSTSRMSLDFISAADGMTQTLMLTENLQAGEWACVDPAEEGLLYTGRLAFGVDMQGLNMSTGSLNLATASPAFNLLNSVTGNDSRIGSNLTAAKGTAWRPSSNHPSGAVNVIFCDGSGKSLTPQMDAGVYARLLTPAGLRYGQAVVDGTSF